The following are from one region of the Crocinitomicaceae bacterium genome:
- a CDS encoding CopD family protein, translating into MYQTILSLHIIFIVTWFAGLFNIVRLFVYQTEAKHKTEQERAVLEPQYKLMARRLWYGITWPSCILTLIFGPWLLYLNPVFLKMPFMHIKLSFVFGLLVYQIICHVMFNKLQGGEHNYSSGFFRIWNEVATLFLVAIVFLIVMKSSLNWVYGTLGFIGVAIALMIAIQVYRKLRKK; encoded by the coding sequence ATGTACCAAACCATTCTTTCACTGCATATTATTTTTATTGTAACCTGGTTTGCGGGTTTGTTTAATATTGTTAGGCTATTTGTTTATCAAACCGAGGCAAAGCATAAAACAGAACAAGAACGCGCAGTGCTTGAACCACAATATAAATTAATGGCGCGCAGGTTATGGTATGGTATCACATGGCCGTCATGCATTCTCACGTTGATTTTTGGGCCTTGGTTACTTTATCTTAATCCCGTTTTTTTGAAAATGCCTTTCATGCACATTAAACTCAGTTTTGTTTTTGGTCTGCTGGTCTATCAAATCATTTGTCATGTTATGTTCAATAAATTGCAAGGAGGTGAGCACAACTACAGTTCAGGTTTTTTTAGAATATGGAACGAGGTTGCAACCCTTTTTCTGGTGGCCATTGTATTTTTAATTGTGATGAAAAGCAGCCTCAACTGGGTTTATGGTACGCTTGGTTTTATTGGGGTTGCCATTGCGTTGATGATTGCAATACAAGTGTATCGCAAGCTGCGCAAAAAGTGA
- a CDS encoding YihY/virulence factor BrkB family protein produces the protein MMKTLANKLARLIRLIRVLLMRYAMRITRKLVLPGFEGLSLWEVLFFFVWSLKKGLITQRAAALSYNFFLAMVPFGLLLVVLSAYLPFFDIEQDIVPILAGFIPQQLVENFLQSMHEFENSSVSSWLSFGFLLSIYFASNGFVVTINTFNATKQKISRRRKWWQVRLISMGFVVVFLIGIMISFFILLTEKRFLNNLADASAFVDSHYYTIFIILNTLFFTVVLYFAIALIFYFGPAARGTFKFFSAGASLTTGMILAISIVYVYYVNEFAKYNEIYGSIGTIMILLLWIYFVSVSLLLGFELNASIHGALAKKKLDQLEDIKTRQEHAY, from the coding sequence ATGATGAAAACTCTTGCTAATAAATTAGCCCGTCTCATTCGACTAATAAGGGTATTATTAATGAGATATGCCATGCGCATAACGCGCAAATTGGTTTTACCCGGTTTTGAAGGATTGTCTTTGTGGGAGGTGCTTTTTTTCTTTGTGTGGTCATTAAAAAAAGGATTGATCACTCAGCGTGCAGCAGCACTTTCATACAATTTCTTTCTTGCCATGGTGCCCTTCGGCTTGTTGCTTGTGGTGCTGAGTGCCTATCTTCCTTTTTTTGATATTGAGCAGGATATCGTTCCTATTCTTGCCGGGTTTATTCCGCAACAATTGGTAGAGAATTTTTTGCAGAGTATGCATGAGTTTGAAAATTCCAGTGTGAGTTCATGGTTATCGTTTGGGTTTTTGCTTTCCATCTATTTTGCCAGCAACGGTTTTGTTGTTACCATCAATACCTTTAACGCTACAAAACAAAAAATCTCCCGCAGGAGAAAATGGTGGCAAGTTCGGTTAATCTCCATGGGTTTTGTTGTTGTTTTTTTAATTGGAATCATGATTAGCTTTTTCATTCTGCTTACTGAAAAGAGATTTCTCAATAACCTGGCAGATGCGAGTGCATTTGTGGATTCACATTACTATACAATCTTCATTATTCTCAACACGCTTTTCTTCACCGTAGTTTTATATTTTGCCATTGCGCTCATTTTTTATTTTGGTCCTGCAGCAAGAGGTACATTTAAGTTTTTTTCAGCAGGCGCTTCACTCACCACCGGAATGATACTTGCAATATCAATTGTCTATGTATATTACGTAAATGAGTTTGCCAAATACAATGAAATTTACGGCTCTATTGGCACCATCATGATTCTGCTTTTGTGGATTTATTTTGTATCAGTTTCATTGCTATTGGGTTTTGAACTTAATGCCAGCATACACGGGGCGCTTGCAAAGAAAAAACTTGATCAGTTGGAGGATATTAAAACCAGGCAAGAGCACGCGTACTAA
- a CDS encoding YebC/PmpR family DNA-binding transcriptional regulator has translation MGRAFEFRKGRKLKRWGAMSKAFTKIGKELSQAVKEGGPNPESNSRLRVIIQNAKAANMPKDNIERAIAKATSKDTSAYKEMVYEGYGPHGIAVLIETLTDNPTRTVANVRAAFTKFNGTLGTSGSLDFAFERKCMFRISAEGINVEDFELELIDFGGEEVDKDDEENEIIIYGPFESFGAIQKFLDERKIEIKSAGLERIPTDTKKLTEEQEADVQKLIDRLEEDDDVNNVFHTMGN, from the coding sequence ATGGGAAGAGCATTTGAATTCCGCAAAGGAAGAAAACTGAAACGCTGGGGCGCCATGTCAAAAGCGTTTACAAAAATCGGAAAAGAATTGTCGCAAGCTGTAAAAGAAGGAGGCCCAAATCCTGAATCTAATTCGCGTCTGCGGGTAATTATTCAAAATGCAAAAGCAGCCAATATGCCAAAGGACAATATTGAGCGCGCTATTGCAAAAGCAACATCAAAAGACACCTCGGCATACAAAGAGATGGTTTATGAGGGGTATGGTCCGCATGGAATTGCTGTTCTCATAGAAACGCTTACTGATAATCCAACAAGAACAGTTGCCAATGTCCGCGCAGCGTTTACTAAATTCAACGGAACGCTTGGAACCAGCGGATCATTAGATTTCGCATTTGAACGTAAGTGCATGTTCCGTATCAGCGCTGAGGGAATTAATGTAGAAGATTTTGAGCTGGAATTAATTGATTTCGGTGGAGAAGAGGTGGATAAAGATGACGAAGAAAATGAAATCATCATTTATGGTCCGTTTGAAAGTTTTGGCGCAATCCAGAAATTTTTAGACGAGAGAAAAATAGAAATTAAATCTGCGGGTCTTGAACGCATTCCTACTGATACCAAAAAACTGACAGAAGAACAGGAAGCAGACGTGCAAAAACTCATTGATCGTCTTGAAGAAGACGATGACGTCAACAACGTGTTTCACACCATGGGCAATTAA
- the kbl gene encoding glycine C-acetyltransferase produces MYGKLQKQLQDELAAIKEAGLYKNERIIITPQGAQVKVSTGEEVIIMCANNYLGLSSHPTVIEGAKKALETHGYGMSSVRFICGTQDNHKVLEKKISDFLGMEDTILYAAAFDANGGVFEPLFNEEDAIISDELNHASIIDGVRLCKAQRYRYKNSDMAELEAHLKDAQKCRNRIIVTDGVFSMDGYVAKLNEICNLAEKYDALVMVDDSHATGFIGKTGRGTHEYHNVMGRVDIITSTLGKALGGAMGGFTSGKKEIIDMLRQRSRPYLFSNSLSPVIVGASIAVFDMLSATTELRDKLEANIKHFKAGIKKAGLEIREGDSAIVPVMLYDAKVAQEFANRLLKEGIYAIGFFYPVVPKGLARIRVQISAAHSFDQLDRAVAAFEKIGKELGVVK; encoded by the coding sequence ATGTACGGAAAACTTCAAAAGCAATTACAAGATGAACTGGCTGCAATAAAAGAGGCAGGATTATATAAAAACGAACGCATCATAATCACCCCGCAAGGTGCGCAGGTTAAGGTAAGTACCGGTGAAGAGGTGATCATCATGTGTGCAAACAATTATCTTGGTTTATCATCACATCCAACGGTAATTGAAGGAGCAAAAAAAGCGTTAGAGACGCATGGATATGGTATGTCATCGGTTCGTTTTATTTGTGGAACACAGGACAATCATAAAGTGCTTGAGAAAAAAATATCTGATTTTCTGGGCATGGAAGACACCATACTTTACGCTGCAGCCTTTGATGCGAACGGCGGAGTTTTTGAACCCTTGTTCAATGAAGAAGATGCCATTATTTCTGATGAGTTGAATCACGCATCAATTATTGATGGAGTGCGTTTGTGTAAAGCGCAACGCTATCGTTACAAAAATTCTGACATGGCTGAATTGGAAGCGCATTTGAAAGACGCACAAAAATGCCGCAATCGTATTATTGTGACTGACGGAGTTTTCTCGATGGATGGTTATGTTGCAAAACTGAATGAAATTTGTAATCTCGCTGAAAAATATGATGCACTCGTCATGGTGGACGACAGCCATGCAACCGGCTTTATTGGAAAAACCGGCAGGGGCACACATGAATATCACAACGTGATGGGGCGGGTTGATATTATCACTTCAACACTTGGTAAAGCCTTAGGCGGTGCCATGGGTGGTTTTACTTCGGGCAAAAAAGAAATCATTGATATGCTGCGTCAACGTTCACGCCCGTATTTATTTTCTAATTCGCTTTCACCGGTAATTGTTGGTGCTTCTATCGCAGTGTTTGATATGTTAAGTGCGACCACTGAATTGCGTGATAAATTGGAAGCAAATATCAAACACTTTAAAGCAGGAATTAAAAAAGCCGGTCTTGAAATTCGCGAAGGTGATTCGGCCATTGTGCCTGTAATGTTATATGATGCCAAGGTAGCGCAAGAATTTGCGAACAGATTATTGAAAGAAGGAATTTATGCTATAGGATTTTTCTACCCGGTGGTGCCAAAAGGACTTGCCCGCATTCGGGTACAAATTTCTGCCGCACATTCTTTTGATCAACTTGATCGCGCGGTGGCTGCTTTTGAAAAGATTGGCAAAGAGTTGGGAGTGGTGAAGTAA
- the hxpB gene encoding hexitol phosphatase HxpB, with amino-acid sequence MKAVIFDMDGVLIDSEPLWKIAEIEGFGKVGINLTNTDCEETVGLRIDEVVKLWYKKVGWKNKTVEAVTDDIVDILIREINTRGQALPGVMQALQSLKESGYKIGLATSSYQRIIHAVLNKLNIEKYFDQVHSAEFETYGKPHPAVFLTTAEKLHVHPTECLVIEDSFNGVIAAKAARMKVIAVPEKTHRFDERLRIADCILSSLEEFKLEKVYEFWN; translated from the coding sequence ATGAAAGCAGTAATATTTGATATGGATGGGGTACTGATAGATTCAGAACCACTATGGAAAATTGCAGAAATAGAGGGTTTTGGAAAAGTAGGCATCAACCTTACCAATACTGATTGTGAAGAAACCGTTGGTTTACGTATTGATGAAGTAGTGAAATTGTGGTATAAAAAAGTAGGTTGGAAAAATAAAACCGTGGAGGCCGTAACAGATGATATAGTTGATATTCTTATTCGTGAAATCAACACGCGCGGACAAGCCCTACCGGGTGTGATGCAAGCATTACAATCTCTCAAAGAAAGCGGTTATAAAATTGGGCTTGCAACCTCATCATATCAGCGCATTATTCATGCAGTGCTTAATAAGCTGAACATTGAAAAATATTTTGATCAAGTACATTCTGCCGAATTTGAAACCTACGGTAAACCACACCCTGCTGTTTTTCTAACGACCGCTGAAAAATTACATGTTCACCCTACTGAATGTCTCGTCATTGAAGATTCTTTCAACGGAGTGATTGCGGCAAAAGCTGCCCGCATGAAAGTGATAGCCGTACCGGAAAAAACTCATCGCTTTGATGAGCGACTTAGAATTGCTGATTGCATTTTAAGTTCATTGGAGGAGTTTAAGTTGGAAAAGGTGTATGAATTTTGGAATTGA
- a CDS encoding nicotinate-nucleotide adenylyltransferase has translation MKKVGLYFGTFNPIHIGHLIIANHMANYSDLNEVWFVVSPHNPLKDKNNLLTDHHRLAMVELAVEDNQKLKVSKIEFDLPKPSYTVLTLQALKEKYPKIIFSLIMGEDNLRTIHKWRNYEYILENYDLYVYPRVVQENENDSKNMTEHARIKMIQAPVMNLSSTFIRSAIKDRKDVRYLLSEPVLKYIDEMNFYK, from the coding sequence ATGAAAAAAGTAGGTTTATATTTTGGCACCTTTAACCCTATTCATATTGGTCATTTGATCATTGCAAATCACATGGCAAATTATAGTGATTTGAATGAAGTGTGGTTTGTTGTATCGCCGCATAATCCCTTGAAAGATAAAAATAACCTGCTCACTGACCATCACCGGCTTGCCATGGTAGAACTGGCAGTTGAAGACAATCAAAAACTAAAAGTCTCCAAAATAGAATTTGATTTGCCAAAACCATCTTACACTGTTCTTACTTTGCAGGCATTGAAAGAAAAATATCCAAAAATTATTTTCAGTTTGATTATGGGAGAAGATAATTTGCGCACCATTCACAAGTGGCGCAACTATGAATACATACTTGAAAATTATGATTTGTACGTTTACCCACGCGTTGTTCAGGAAAATGAAAATGACTCAAAAAACATGACAGAACACGCACGTATAAAAATGATACAAGCGCCGGTTATGAATTTATCATCTACCTTTATTCGGTCAGCTATCAAAGATCGTAAAGACGTGCGTTACCTGCTCAGTGAACCCGTGTTAAAATATATTGATGAAATGAACTTTTATAAATAA
- a CDS encoding T9SS type A sorting domain-containing protein: MNYLHKLILTTVLFLPVLNFAQHPQYIYQGISIGEDATTGTAVCDEAYMSEIIKIGGTYYMYYTTKFAATNEDAIAYATSTDLETWVIQDTIMTGSSTTTDPEYVLGGARVIKLTSGQYRMFYRCAPQYIPPAEPQYHIRSAISNDGINFTKEGVRISNEFFTAGSYFTHVGHSEFYFDQGGNVSALLTGKDTTMSSGPDKIYTAVSFDEGLTFSNFTPLFDNSHDPVVIEDSSGVWHAYFTYLDEGFRTSTSTNGVVWTSPADTIYFMQDETTLTESSYPKIADLGAAVADDGTIYIYSNYATVLGPWTNIAWYLFGGYNGIESPGLQENYLISCWPNPVSEYLNISIAYSNDISDYGIEMELRNMTGQLIYSSVAFDQMSQIDVSNIPAGIYTLHVKHQNQISVFKISVVASLN, translated from the coding sequence ATGAACTATTTACATAAACTCATTTTGACTACGGTATTGTTTTTACCAGTACTCAACTTTGCCCAACACCCACAATATATTTATCAGGGAATTTCTATTGGTGAAGATGCCACAACAGGAACAGCAGTGTGTGATGAAGCTTACATGTCTGAAATAATAAAAATAGGCGGCACCTACTATATGTATTATACAACCAAATTTGCCGCAACCAATGAAGATGCCATAGCGTATGCAACATCAACTGATTTGGAAACCTGGGTTATCCAAGATACGATCATGACCGGGTCATCAACAACTACAGACCCGGAATATGTTCTTGGTGGAGCACGCGTAATTAAACTTACCAGCGGACAGTACAGAATGTTTTACCGGTGCGCACCACAATACATTCCACCGGCTGAACCGCAATATCATATTCGCTCTGCCATTTCTAATGATGGTATCAACTTTACAAAAGAAGGTGTTCGCATCTCAAATGAGTTTTTTACTGCCGGAAGTTATTTTACCCACGTGGGTCATTCAGAATTTTATTTTGATCAGGGCGGAAATGTTTCAGCTCTATTAACCGGTAAAGACACCACCATGTCGTCAGGGCCAGATAAAATTTACACCGCAGTTTCTTTTGATGAGGGTTTGACCTTTTCAAATTTTACTCCCCTCTTTGACAATTCACATGATCCGGTTGTAATTGAAGATTCAAGCGGAGTATGGCACGCGTACTTCACATACCTTGATGAAGGATTCAGAACATCTACTTCAACCAACGGAGTGGTTTGGACAAGTCCGGCTGATACCATTTATTTTATGCAAGATGAAACTACCCTGACAGAATCATCATATCCAAAAATTGCCGATCTGGGTGCAGCCGTCGCTGATGATGGTACCATATATATTTATAGTAATTATGCCACCGTGCTGGGTCCGTGGACCAATATTGCCTGGTATTTATTTGGGGGGTATAACGGAATAGAAAGCCCGGGGCTGCAAGAAAATTATTTGATTAGCTGCTGGCCTAATCCGGTATCTGAATATCTGAATATTTCAATTGCATACTCAAATGATATTTCTGATTACGGTATTGAAATGGAATTAAGGAATATGACAGGGCAATTAATTTATAGTTCCGTTGCTTTTGATCAGATGTCTCAAATAGATGTTTCAAATATTCCAGCCGGAATTTATACCCTACATGTTAAACATCAAAACCAAATTTCAGTTTTTAAAATCAGTGTGGTAGCGTCTTTGAATTAA
- a CDS encoding DnaJ domain-containing protein, which produces MPKNSSDSNKSVYKKAKEFVLKNYFIVFIISALILWPLVPHPFLALVGGFFIFLVTGQIIFNGKRERRDEAGFVNTSHVFDEHLAVFGAWIIKADGDINEKQINYFETRVRKEYFRRDGDRIIARMKFELHNPHMRARHFYEGINDTYTVHDKLVLLQILVSLSVVDGYLAIAEQNILQEICANIEIPQRTLDSILNMYRFRSEYHEQRRQQQKSDSVSAVDKLKQALKILELEAGATVEEIKKAYKRLAKIHHPDKVSHLGENAQKIAAEKFKTIVVAYDFICEKKGIV; this is translated from the coding sequence ATGCCCAAAAATAGTTCCGACTCCAATAAATCAGTCTACAAAAAAGCCAAAGAGTTTGTACTGAAGAATTATTTCATTGTATTCATTATTTCAGCATTAATATTATGGCCTCTGGTGCCTCATCCGTTTTTGGCTTTGGTTGGTGGTTTTTTTATTTTTCTGGTCACCGGACAAATTATATTTAACGGTAAGCGCGAACGCCGAGATGAAGCAGGTTTTGTGAACACGAGTCACGTATTTGATGAACATTTAGCCGTGTTTGGTGCGTGGATTATTAAAGCGGATGGCGACATTAATGAAAAGCAAATAAACTATTTTGAAACCCGGGTACGCAAAGAATATTTCAGAAGAGATGGTGACAGAATCATTGCGCGTATGAAATTTGAATTGCATAATCCGCACATGCGTGCAAGACATTTTTATGAAGGGATTAATGATACCTATACCGTTCATGATAAACTAGTTTTACTGCAGATATTAGTAAGCCTTTCAGTAGTTGATGGATATTTAGCTATAGCTGAACAGAATATTTTGCAAGAGATTTGTGCAAATATTGAAATTCCACAGCGCACGCTAGATTCAATTCTAAACATGTACCGTTTCAGATCAGAGTATCATGAACAGCGTCGACAGCAGCAGAAATCAGATAGCGTTTCTGCGGTTGACAAATTGAAGCAAGCATTAAAAATACTTGAACTTGAAGCGGGTGCAACCGTTGAAGAAATTAAAAAAGCCTACAAACGTCTTGCAAAAATTCATCATCCTGATAAGGTAAGTCACCTAGGTGAAAATGCCCAAAAAATTGCCGCCGAAAAATTTAAAACCATCGTGGTGGCATACGATTTTATTTGCGAAAAAAAGGGAATAGTTTGA
- a CDS encoding YceI family protein, with protein MKKIILPGIFAMLLAACGGGQSTETTTTDTVEVCTYSYDSSSTLLTWTAFKLTEKIGVNGTFDQINVTAKDSAADMFAVLTGATFEIPVVSLNSQDAGRDTKVKNSFFGNLGPTENITGSVISLNAESAQVSITMNGTSKEYTGVVTVEGEKITMTTTIDILDFNGQVAIDSLGVVCEDKHTGPDGINKLWSTVDIAVSTTLLKSCK; from the coding sequence ATGAAAAAAATCATCCTTCCCGGCATTTTTGCCATGTTGCTTGCCGCTTGTGGTGGTGGACAATCAACTGAAACTACAACTACTGATACTGTTGAAGTATGCACGTATTCTTATGATTCATCAAGCACTCTGCTGACTTGGACAGCCTTTAAACTCACTGAAAAAATTGGTGTTAATGGTACGTTTGATCAAATTAATGTTACTGCCAAAGACAGTGCTGCTGATATGTTTGCCGTGCTCACCGGGGCAACATTTGAAATTCCGGTTGTTTCACTGAATTCTCAGGATGCAGGACGTGATACGAAAGTGAAAAACAGTTTTTTCGGCAATCTCGGACCAACGGAAAATATTACCGGATCTGTGATTTCATTGAATGCTGAATCTGCTCAGGTTTCAATTACCATGAATGGTACAAGCAAAGAATATACTGGAGTAGTGACTGTAGAAGGTGAAAAAATTACCATGACGACAACTATTGATATTCTGGATTTCAATGGTCAAGTGGCTATTGATTCTTTAGGCGTGGTGTGTGAAGATAAACATACCGGACCTGACGGAATTAACAAGTTATGGAGCACGGTGGATATTGCTGTTTCAACAACGTTGCTAAAATCTTGCAAATAA
- a CDS encoding sugar transferase — protein sequence MVKRLFDMMGALVLLLCVLPVIAFAAMTILIFDQQNPLFTQTRLGKFKKTFRILKLRTMKNNQVTHLGGVLRRTGIDELPQLFHVIAGKMSFVGPRPLTQADVERLNWNDTYHQTRWSVAPGLTGLAQLSPVCNKKMSWFLDMKYCLCRSFSLDLKIIMASAIIPFIGKQKTIRWFHTKRA from the coding sequence GTGGTGAAACGATTATTTGATATGATGGGTGCCTTGGTATTACTTCTATGCGTATTACCTGTCATTGCCTTTGCAGCTATGACCATTCTGATTTTTGATCAACAAAATCCTCTATTTACACAAACGCGCTTAGGCAAGTTTAAAAAGACTTTTCGCATTTTAAAATTGCGCACCATGAAAAATAATCAAGTCACTCATTTGGGAGGTGTTTTACGCAGAACAGGCATAGATGAATTACCCCAACTATTCCATGTCATTGCCGGCAAGATGAGTTTTGTTGGCCCTCGACCATTAACGCAGGCTGATGTTGAACGACTAAACTGGAATGACACCTATCATCAAACCCGATGGTCAGTGGCTCCCGGTCTTACCGGTCTTGCACAGCTTTCTCCTGTTTGCAATAAAAAAATGAGCTGGTTTCTTGATATGAAATATTGCCTCTGCAGATCATTTAGTTTGGATTTAAAAATTATCATGGCATCAGCGATTATACCGTTTATTGGAAAACAAAAAACCATTCGCTGGTTTCATACAAAACGCGCATGA
- a CDS encoding DNA alkylation repair protein, whose protein sequence is MLKSQIIAHYKQAGNKEMAKPMAAYMKNKFEFFGIKTPERRAISKHLLHELKTLSSKETLNLAKSLWNEPQRELHYFAQELLLQNFKKNFSSSDIEWMQWFIVHQSWWDTVDVIAPKLIARYMKEFPEKRNDLVKKWIHSENIWLMRSALLFQLKQKEQVDFPFLFNTILKLNHTKEFFVNKAIGWILREYAKTNQELIYTFIETNRDKLSPLSVREGMKHA, encoded by the coding sequence ATGCTTAAGTCACAAATCATTGCACATTATAAACAAGCCGGCAATAAAGAAATGGCCAAACCCATGGCGGCTTATATGAAGAATAAATTTGAATTTTTTGGCATTAAAACTCCTGAACGAAGAGCCATAAGCAAACACCTTTTGCATGAATTAAAAACTCTTTCATCAAAAGAAACACTGAATTTAGCAAAATCACTTTGGAATGAACCCCAGCGAGAATTACACTATTTTGCGCAAGAACTTTTACTTCAAAATTTTAAAAAGAATTTTTCATCTTCCGATATTGAATGGATGCAGTGGTTTATTGTTCATCAATCATGGTGGGATACTGTTGATGTAATAGCACCCAAACTGATTGCACGCTACATGAAAGAGTTTCCTGAAAAAAGAAATGATCTGGTGAAAAAATGGATTCATTCAGAAAATATCTGGCTCATGAGGTCGGCTCTTCTATTTCAACTCAAGCAGAAAGAACAGGTAGATTTTCCATTTTTGTTCAACACCATTTTAAAATTGAATCACACGAAAGAATTTTTTGTCAATAAAGCCATTGGTTGGATATTGAGAGAATATGCTAAAACTAATCAAGAATTAATCTATACATTCATTGAAACCAACCGTGACAAACTATCTCCACTCAGCGTGCGTGAGGGAATGAAACATGCATAA
- the gmk gene encoding guanylate kinase encodes MNSSTEGKCIIFSAPSGAGKTTIVHFLLREIPQLSFSVSACSREPRGREIPGVDYHYFSVEEFKKKIANDEFVEWQEVYKDNFYGTLKSEIEKSWAAGKIVVFDVDAEGGINLKKIFGDKSLSVFIKPPSLFVLEQRLRNRRTESEENIKMRIEKANRELSRADFFDRILLNDNLENACLEAKQIALDFIQK; translated from the coding sequence ATGAACAGTTCAACAGAAGGAAAATGTATCATCTTCTCAGCCCCCAGCGGAGCGGGAAAAACTACCATTGTGCATTTTCTGCTACGTGAAATTCCACAGCTTTCATTTTCAGTATCAGCTTGTAGCCGTGAACCAAGAGGTAGGGAAATTCCCGGTGTTGATTATCACTATTTCAGCGTAGAAGAATTCAAGAAAAAAATTGCCAATGATGAATTTGTTGAATGGCAAGAGGTGTATAAAGACAATTTCTACGGCACCTTAAAATCAGAAATTGAAAAAAGTTGGGCTGCAGGAAAGATTGTTGTATTTGATGTTGATGCTGAGGGCGGAATAAATCTGAAAAAAATCTTTGGAGATAAATCTTTATCTGTTTTCATCAAACCACCTTCACTTTTTGTACTTGAACAACGGTTAAGAAACAGAAGAACCGAATCAGAAGAAAACATCAAGATGCGTATTGAAAAGGCTAATCGCGAACTAAGCCGTGCTGATTTTTTTGACCGCATTTTACTCAATGATAACCTTGAAAACGCATGTCTTGAAGCAAAACAAATTGCCTTAGACTTTATTCAAAAATGA
- the recO gene encoding DNA repair protein RecO produces MKSGSVEGIVISKVNYSDTGLIIRLLTQHEGVMSFIFPGGRSRKKNGNLIQPLSILEVTYQTKPTHDLSSIRELHAAVVWRDIPFNPYKSGILFFMNEVLAQTVRENEDNEGLYLFVKNALQILDLQDDTRHFPSLFLLGLLQYLGFYPKLCEQPKYLDLREGCFVQSTPAHPYFASEEISHGILHLMNAKLDGTNSPEISLAMRRKIMYELLNYYRAHFDQFSELQSLPVLEATFHE; encoded by the coding sequence ATGAAATCAGGGAGTGTTGAGGGCATTGTTATTTCGAAAGTCAACTATTCAGACACCGGGTTGATCATTCGTCTTTTAACTCAGCATGAAGGGGTGATGAGTTTTATTTTTCCCGGCGGAAGATCAAGAAAAAAAAACGGAAATCTCATTCAGCCCTTGTCAATTTTAGAAGTCACTTACCAAACCAAGCCCACCCATGATTTGTCTTCTATTCGTGAATTGCATGCTGCGGTTGTTTGGCGTGATATCCCTTTTAATCCGTACAAATCAGGCATTTTATTTTTCATGAATGAAGTGCTGGCGCAAACCGTGCGTGAGAATGAAGACAATGAAGGTTTGTATCTTTTTGTAAAAAATGCGCTGCAAATTTTAGATTTACAAGATGATACCCGACACTTTCCTTCTCTCTTTTTATTAGGATTGTTGCAGTATCTCGGCTTCTATCCAAAATTGTGTGAGCAGCCCAAATATCTTGATTTGAGAGAAGGTTGTTTTGTACAGAGTACACCCGCTCATCCTTATTTTGCTTCTGAAGAAATTAGTCATGGAATTTTACACCTGATGAATGCTAAATTGGATGGAACCAACTCGCCTGAAATATCACTTGCCATGAGAAGAAAAATCATGTATGAATTGCTGAATTATTATCGCGCGCATTTTGACCAATTTTCTGAATTACAAAGCTTACCGGTTTTGGAAGCAACTTTTCACGAGTGA